In the genome of Stigmatopora nigra isolate UIUO_SnigA chromosome 7, RoL_Snig_1.1, whole genome shotgun sequence, the window CAAAGTGCGGGCGAGGACGGGGCGTCCCCCGAAATGCCCCGCTAACAAATGGTTGGCCGTCGGAAAGGTTAACGGCGGCGCCGGGGTCACTCGCCCGCCCGGGTCAAGCGGTTAGGAATTTCACGCGTGGCTGGTTTTGCTTCCTTTCCAAAAGGTCACGCCCATACTTTATGTCCCGAATGCGACGTCACGCCAAACGCCGGACGTCCAAATGCGTGGAAAGTGGGAGGGGCTGGCGGCAGTcgagcatttattattattattttttttaaatccttgctTATTTTGGTTTCCTTTATCTGGGATCCATCCATTTCTTTGAGCTCCGTTATCATCCTACTCTGTGTTCCTACTTTAGATTTTTATGGCTCGCGTTTACgatctcttgttatttttttatttttatgccgGACGGACGCGCCGATGCGTGTTTCCTCTTTTTGCGTGGCTTCAATTTGGGCACCGAGGGGCGGGAGCTAATGGacggcgtggcgtggcgtgccGTGCCGCTAGGATTGAAATTTATCTTACCTCAGCTCGGGGGATCCGTCCGGCCTTCCGGTCTTCATTGGCCGGCGCCCGCCGAGGCGCACGTCCCCGGCGGCGTTCCCATTTCACCACGGAAAAACTAAACAAAcccaaaaactaagaaaaacaaaaacactcaacaaaaatgataaagccaaaacaagttgtttttttcccctgcttcACATGCCTCCAACAAGTCGGCGGAAGGACGTCTCTGCGGCGGGAGACGGCGGACGGGTGGGCGTCGGGGGCAAAAAGGCCCGAAGGCGCACGGCGATTTGTCAAACGGCGGCCGTTGCGCGCACTCTCGCTGGCGGACCGGGAGAACAATCTGATCGACCGCCAGACTGGCGAGGAGAGGAAGGGAGGGACGGAAGGGGGAGGGCCCGGGTGAGGGGGTGGGCGGGGGTGGGCCTCGGGAGCCCGCCCGGCCGGCGGGGAACGCGCCGGAGAGAAAGGAAAAGAAATGACGACAGGAAATGAGATGAAGGCGAAAGATAGGTTTGTCGTTCGCCGTCCGTTACCGATGAGCGatatcggcggcggcggcgaaaaaacaaaaggaaagccACTCTCTCATAGCACCCGTCCGCTCGCCATCGTGGTCATTTGTGCCGTGGACTGGTCTCTGATGAAAGCCAATACCCGGCGGGGGATCGGGAGGCTGAAAAGACCACGGGCGTGCTCTTATCTTTGGGAGGCCCGTCCCGGCCTTCCTCGCTTCTTTTCTCGCCCGGCCCTTCTCTTGAATGATTGATGAAGCACTTTGCCCGTCACGTGACCTTTCCCGCCCGAGCGCCGCTCTCCGACCTGGTCCACGACCGGCACCCAACGTCGGTGCGCCTGTACCGGAGCCGGTCCAAAAGGAAACTCCTCAAATCACAGTGACATCCTCCCAGAGTGCCACCTAGCGCTAGGAGTAGGGAGGGCGCCAAATGGCTACTCTGGCCCAAAGTCCACGCGCCCGCCGCAGCCGCGTCTCCGCGGAAGACCAAAGGCGGCGAGTCACCCCGACGTGGTTCTTTTAGCGGCGAGACGCCGCCGTTCCGCCCTTCTCGCGGCCACGTGACACTGGCCCGGCGGGGGTCCCGGGTTCTCCTTCTTCCCGCCGGGCCGGCCGGCTGAGGGCCCTGCGCTAAAGGTCAGCAAAGGTTCACGCGGAGACGAGCGCAGTCGCCCCCTGCTGGCCGCCCTCCATTATTTAAGGCCTCGGCATCTTATTACGGGCTCGACCGTCACACGCTGCCATCTTTTCCTCATCATGAGCCGAGCAAAAGAGAGAAAACGCTTGTGTGGTATGTGGTTGCTGGATGGCATTGGGCGTCCCACCTATCACGCCACCACCGTCTTTGGCGTCAGTCATCCTCCATACCGCTCATCTTTGAACGAGTTAGGGTTGCTGGaacctaacccaactgtcttgGGGCgtaaggcagactacaccctagatttgtcaccagtcagtcgtagggcacacagagacagacaaacaacctgttgttgttgttgtttttactgcAGTAGCAAAAGACGATCGGCAGGGTGCGGGCTGCCACTCTGTCCAAAGCAAAGATTGCAGGTGCAAGACAGATAACTCACTCAGACATCAACTCTCACTTTGCCTTTGATCGTcggataggggggggggggggggggctttttgcTTTGTGACTTACATGAGAAGTTACCGTGGCAACCGATCAACACAATAAACTGTAGCTGTCCTAATCTAGCAGCACGTCCGAATAGTTTGTGCCAATATTTGGACATCGTTATACGAATGCTCGCTCGTCACGTTTTCGCAAAAAAGACGGCGAGTAAATGTATTGAAGGTCACCCGGGTGACAATGGGCCGTCTAAGGTCCCCTTTTGTCCCTCACAGGTCATTGAGTGTCTTCGGGCGCGTCCAAACGTGGCCACGGAAACCGAAGGCGGAGTGAGCTCTCTCGCGCAGATGCCATCTTGGAAGCCCGGCGCACGTCATCGTGCTGCGGTGGCGGGCGAGCGCAACATGTCTGCGGGCTCAGGCGGCCCAACGCCGGGACCCGGCGGCGGACCCGCGGGGGTCGGCCCCGGCGGCTCCAACCCCCGCAAGTTCAGCGAGAAGATCGCCCTCCACACGCAACGGCAGGCGGAGGAGACGGCCGCCTTCCAGGAGGTCATGATGGACATCACGTCGACGCGGGTGAGCGAACGAGCTAGCGGCGCCAACCGGCCGGAGTAGGCCTCGGCCGGGACTCCGGTGCCGTCCGTCGGCCCGACGGCTCCGGAACCCTGGCGGAGGTCTGCGCGGAGAGCTCCTAAGCCCCGTCTCGTCGCCTTTATCGGGCTTCACGCATGAATTGGGCACCGCTTCCGAGAATCGTTAGCCTAATTAGCATGTTAGCTCGTACAGCGGCTAGTTGGCTTGTTTACTATTTGAGCGAGCTGTCAAGCAACGCACGCCGACGCCGGAAGCCGAGCGCCCCATTGGCAGCGGCTTTTGCCTCACGCGTGCGCGGCCGCCTCTTTCTTCGGACGCCTGCCGCCCGGCTCCCGAACACATTTGGCCGAGTTGGAAACCTTCCACAAATCGGCTTTTGCTGCAAAATGTTGTACTCGGAGGCCTCTGGGGAAGAAGCAACGGAAGCGCTCGCTCGGTCGTTCGGAGACTTGCAACGGTTTGGGATGCGAATGGATACGACCATCTGGCCAACGTTTCCCGTctttggcaacattttttttaaagttattattattataataaatatatttttttagcagaaaGGGCCAAGCACAAGTGACTCGCGAAGCACCATACTTTATTTTTAAGCCGCAATACTTGATGCGTACAAGTGGCAACATTTCTCGCCTATCCTCGTTTCTCTTTCCTCTGATCTTTGTTTTGTGGTGTTCAGCTGCAGGCTCAGAAGCTGCGCCTGGCCCGCACTCAGGGCCCGTACTACGGCGGCTCGCTGCCCAACGTCAACCAGATCGGCCGGGGGGGACCTCACGAGCAGCAGGTGAGTGAGTGGCCGCGGCGGGCGTGCAGGCATGGGAGGGAGGCGCACGCTCAAAGCCGCCGCCTTTGAGCGTGCGCCGACCGCCCGCCCGCCTTCCCCCCAGGTCCCCTTCCCGCCCGAGTCGGCTCGCGCCACGCGTCACCACGGCTTGGTGGAGCGCGTCCACAGGGAACGCCGCTTCGTGTCGCCCGTGGGGCCCTACCGCAACCGACAGGTAGGTTGGGCGGATGGAAACGGAGGCGAAAGGGGCTCTCCTCACTGCGTCCTCTCGCCCTATAGGTGGACAACGTTCCCTACAACTACTCCTACTTGTCCCCGCCCGCCGATCCCAGCTGGAGAAGGTAACGGCCGTCACCCCCGTTTGCTACTTTGGTGGCGTTGGGAATTTGGGACTCTTCCCCTCGTATCGGGCGCTCGCCCGCCTTTGGCTTTTGTCGCCGTGGCGCGGGCACTTGGCTGCTACAGGTGGCTAGCGTGGCGCTCTTTGTTGCCGTGGCCTTCGTCAGGAGAAGGGCCagcgcggtggcggcggcggcagccatcttggtaggggcagCTTTACCAAGATGGATGCCTCGTTGAAAGCTTCAGTCTTGCGAGCGCACGCGGGGCGCCACGTCCACCATTCCCAACACCGCCGAAGCAGCGTAGCGCTAACTTGCTAGCCCGCCCGCCGCCTAGCCGCTTTCCCGCTGGCCGCTTTTCTaaccagggggggggggggctgaggCGATACGCACGTGGCGGCACCGGcgccctccctctctctctctccctccctcaaaCACGCACACGCTTCCTGGTCGGGTCGGTCCGTCTGGCGTCTTTTCCCTTCTCCGTCTGTGACGTCGTCCTTTCgggccaccgccgccaccgcggtAGATAACGTGGCGTTTTTGTTCTTGTGGATGGTCCAAAGGAATTGGGGCGGAATCTTCCCGGGGGCAAAAGGCCACTTGTCGCGTCTCCCGAGCACGGCGCTCAGCAGGTGAAGTCCTCTTCATCTTCCGCCATCTTTTTCCACCCACCATCCGCTCGCCGCCACTCTTCACTGACCTACCTTCTGCTCTTCTGTCTTTTCTTCATCTTGTGCAAAGTACATTGCTATtgcaatccccccccccccccccccatccatccatccatccacacacTTTGAGCCATTGCAGCCTTTTCTTTCCAATTTGCCCCCCGACTTTAACAGTCCCGACAAAATGGGCCCTCCTTTCCTCTTTTCTGACGGCGCCAACGTTTTGTGTTTCTGCCCGACAAGTTGGTCTGTTTGGACCCCAAAATCCGCGCCTTGGCGGCCCTAAACCCGTAAGAAACACAATCCTCCCATATCGGGGGCTAAAACAATAAATAGGAAGGCTTTCTCCCGAAAAAGCGGGCGCTTTTGGAATTTTCTTCCTCCTTTCCATCGGTCCATGGGCTCCTCCCAGGCCCCGCCCATCTTTTATTCCGGGGCACATTCTTTGGCTTCTTTCCTCTTGTCCGGCCGACTTCCCGGCAGGTAAGTTAGCGTTCGTCGACCGCGCCGGCGGCGGCCTCGGGGACCAGGGACGCGGGCGAAAAAGCCCGGCGTTCTCCGGGAGGGGCGGCGGGAGAGAGCGAGGCCCCGTGCCGGGCTGACCCGCCGTCCATGCGTTCCTGTGCCACAGGACCAACTCGGACTCGGCGCTACACACCAGCGTGATGAACCCGCCACCCGGCGACCCCTTCGCGGCGGGAAACCACGCCCTCGGCGGAAGACACAACGGTGAGAGCCGCCGACTTTCTCCCGTCCGTCGGTGGGTCGGTCGGCACGGCGACGTGACCTCCCGCTCTGCCCTCAGTTTTCCCGTACCCCGTCCCGCCCATAGAGGAGAACGTGATGGAAGACGCCAAGCTCCTCCCCGGCAAAGCGTGGGACGCCAAGAAGGTGGAATGGGGCGGGGGTGCCCCGCGGCCAGCCGTTGGTTGACCCAAGCGGAcgtttttgtgttcagtttgccaTGATGAGCTCCAGACCAAAGTCGTGCGAAGTCCCCGGCCTCAAGTACGCCCATTTTGCCAGCCGGCGGCGGTACCGACACGCcgcccgtcgccgccgccgccgtaaGGGGCGGGATTTTACTGAAGCGGCCCTCCCCCTTCTCCCCGGGCAGCGCGTTTGTGTCGCCAGAGCAACCCTCCATCCCCAGCCACGGCCACGCGGCGCCCCCGGCGCTCAACATCAGCGGCTCGCTGCCGGACCTTTCCAGCCTCCACTTCCCGTCGCCGCTGCCCACGCCGCTGGACCGCGACGAGCCCGCTTACCCCGGCGGGGGCAGCGCGGGCAACCTGGCGTCCACGCTCACCCAGCTGGGCATCGACGGCGACCTGGGCGAGGGCCCCTTCCGCCTTCGCCACCAAGCGGGTAGGACGCCGTCTGTCCCAGAACATAATGCCGTGGCGAGCAAAGTGGCGGAATGGCGGCCGGCACGCCATTGCGACGCTTTTGTCACGATCGGATGGCTTTGTGACCCGCCCAGGCGTGGGGGCGGGGTCGTTTGGGGGGGCGGCGGGCCACCCGTCCCTGCAGTCGTCGCTGAGCAACCCCAACATCCGGGCGTCGctgagcgggagcgggcggccCTTCGGCAACTCGCTGAGCTCGCCGTCGTCGCTGGGCTCCTCCCCCTCGGCGCGCGGGCCGTCCGGCAAGCCCGCCTCCTCCTACGCGGGGGCGGCGTCGCCGCGGAGACGGCCGCAGCCCTCGCCGCCGGTGCCGGCGGACCCCCGGAGACATCACGTCAAGCCCTTCTCGCCCGCCTTCTCGCCCACCTTCTCCCCCGCCGTCTCACCCGCGCTGTCCTCCATCAGGCAGGTAGGTGGCGAGCGTTTTTCTTCATGGGGCTGGGCTTGGGTTAAAAAGGATTTGAGTTGAAACAAAAAGCCAGTTTGCGTCGAGACGTAGCCATTGGAAGAAAGGCAAATGGGAGGGGCATTTGTTTGCAGGGCGTGGCCCTGGACACCAGTAAGATGGCGTTGGAGCAACGCATGGCTCAGTCCTTCCCGCTGGGACCGGCACCCCAGCGGCCTCCCCTCCTGGCCCCCCATCCGGCGCAGCCGCAGAACTTGCTCGCCGCTCAGCACTTTGTACGTCTCGCTCGTCGTACTTGTGATGAAGCCGGAATTGAGGATGTGGGGTATGGGTTGTGTGcggcagcagcaacagcaacagcagcagcacgCCAGCAGCGCCTGTCAGGTGGAGAGCGGCGTGGCGTCGGAGCATTACCACCTCCACGTGGGCGCGCGGGCTCCAGTCAGGCGAGAGGCGGAGGCGCAGAGGAGCGCCGACCCGCACTCGGCCCCCGACCTCTACCACGTGAGTTTTGGCCGGCCGGCCGTCCACCGGTGGCGTCCGTCTCTCGGCCCACTCGGGACGGACGTTGTGTGGGCTGTCTTCCAGGACGCCCTCCTCAACTCTCTGCTGGACGACCCCTACCTGAATCTTCAGCTGGACGGCAAAGCGGCCCAGCAGGTACCGCTGCCGCGCTTATTCCTGGCATTTGGCGGGCTCGGCCAGAGTTTTAATGGCCGACTGACCGCGTTGGCTTTGCGGCCGCCGCAGTTCCCCCCCGCCGACGGCCGAGCGGACGCGGGGCGGCAGTCGGGTCTCCAGAGCTTCCTCAACGAGCAGAACCTCAACTACGGCAACGACGCCCGCCGCCACAACGTCCCCAACATCATTCTGACGGGTGAGATCGGGGGAccggggggtggggtggggggggggggttataacgtagtcacccacccacccatccatcaATCCATCCTTTTTCACGTGGCCGTTTGCGCGCAGGCGactccccgccgccgccgccgccgccgggccTGTCCAAAGAGATCACCAACGCCCTGGCCCACGTGCCGGGTTTCGAGATGGACCCGTTCGCTCTGGACGACCCGCTGAGGATGGACGCCCTGGAGCTGGACATGCTGGAGGGCGACCTGATGCTGGCCGACCCGGCCGTGGAGGACTCCTTTCGCTCCGACAGGCTCAAGTGAGCGCGTGTGGGAGGCGGCGGGACCGACCGACCCGAAGGGGGCCCGTCCCGAAAGAGTGGCCTCCTTCCCTTTCCCACAAATCTCCACCCAATCTACCCCCCAaaaagggatgttttttttttcccggccCAACGGCATTAAGCGGGACCAAAAGTTTCCCCGTGCCGCcttgcccctccccctttctaGGCTTGATGACGGATGATTTTTTGGGGCCTTTTTGTCCAGCAATTGTCAGCGCTTTTGTTTGCGTACTGGCCACTTTGCTGCGCCAGCCAGCCAGCGGGACGGTCGGGTGGCGGCCACCCCCCCATCCCCCCCCGGCCCAAATGGGACAGGATGCTCCCGGGTGGGCACGTGCGCGCGCTGGCGCTCGCACACTCAGGAAGTCCTGGCCGGAGAGAGAGACTCTTCCCAGATTTGCCCTGGGGTGGGGGTGAGGATTGTGGGTGGGGCTCAGGTTTTTTCCCCAAGCGCTTCCCGTCTTTTGGCGCTTTTATGCAAGCGAGCCAGCCGGCGGGCGGGCGGAAAGGCCCTGTTTTGTCGCCCTTTTTACACGTGGAATGTTGCGATGGGTCCTCCGTCGTCCGgctgcccccccaccccccctttttttgtgagCCGGGACGTGGTTATTTCTTTGTACATTTGAATGTTTGCAAAGCAGCTGACAGAGATTTATAAAACTGTTACTTTGTGCtctctttgggtttttttatgcAGAAAATAAAGTGTCAAATGTCAAAGGTGGTGCCATGGCAATTCCTTTCCAAAGTATTTCATTGTTGTGGTCACCAATGGGTCAGAAGTGgaaagcattttaaaaataaatggccaAGTGTTTCCTCATCGGATGACATGGGCTTCATCCGAGGGACTATTTGAGTGGTGCTCATAGAAGTGGACAGCCAGACCTTACCAAAGCTTAAAGCCTATTTATGGCTTCCATTGTCATTTTTGCCGTTGGAGACATTTTATGGAGCAACGGGATAGGTTGCCTCACAAGACAGAATGTGGGATTTGTGTACAAATCATATGGAATCATAGGTCGAATATGaagacagagattatagacgTTGCTTCAAGCAAGTGGAGTACACTTGGTTTGTCGTCACGGAAGCTTCCTCAACAGTGAGAGGGGGCGGCGCCCCCGTCGTCTTTTtcaaactctaaccctaacgcGACAGATCCTAACCAGCAAGTTGGCTCGCAAGTTTTCGGCCAGCATCTCCGTGGCGGCGTCTTCATCCGTCACCAGCGTGGGCGGCATGCTGGTCGTCACACAGGTCATTCCCCCTAGACGGCAACTCCGTCCCACTGCCGAAGAACGCCGAGTTGGAGGTCCGGGAGAGCCCCGTCCGTCGGCGAGGGGCGCTCTCGGGGTGAGTACCCGGGAGAAGACGGGAGGGGACGGGACGGGACGCCCTTGTCCCGCCCTCACCTCGACTGACGTACCTTTTCAGGCGATCCAGGTGCTGGTGGCTCTGCTGTGCGTCCTCTTCGGCCTGACGGGCATCTCCCGCCACCTGACGCCGCACTTGGCCTTCTGCGCCGGCATCTGCGTAAGTCAGCTTggggagagagtgagtgagagagagagagagagagagagagagagaggtggagAGTGCCGTACGCACCTCGCGTCTGTGTCATATGGCCGCCCGGTCAATTCACGTTGAATCGCCCATCTCCTGCCTTCCGTGTCCAGTTGTTGGCGTCCGGCGGGTCGGCGCCGTCGGCCGAGAGGCGGATCACCGGGATGCGGGTGAGTCTTTCAAAATGTAGCAGTCTCATGCCtggtttttcctttgtgcacggttggtaactatggccaattttctgttttagcatcaaattcaaatgaagatgatatattatattttctgatttcccctttttaaatctataattgccatttttatccatttaaagaaatatatatatctaaatattctatctaaaatggtctggcccacatgaaatggagttgatgtTATTGCGGCCTGCCTGCGAAGCAATCCCAGTTTGACAAACTTGTCATCAAGTGTAGCAAAAGCTTGCGGGCAGCCCGAGTCCGTCCGACCAACTCGCTCACAAGAATGATCGGACGGCTATTGTCGTCAACGGGATTGAAAGAGTTTTTGAACAAGTCGACCCGACTCCAAGCAAGCGTCGTGTCCGCCAGCTGTTCGACGACCTTTTATTTTGTCGGCCACTCCACTTCCGGCACTTCCGGCGGCGAGCCgagcaagatggcggcgcccgaTGAGCTGTTCGTGTGGGAAGGAGACTGGGGGCTGCCGTCCGTCAACAGCGACTGTTTAATGCTTCTGGTCGGTCacctttttcttcctctttgtcTTGATTTTTGGCGGCGCGCGCTATCTTAGTTGAGCTGCTTCCCGGATAACGTGAGCGAGCGCCAAACTAGTAGTCCTGACGTCACTATTGTGCGTCACACAGAAAGGAACTTCACGCaaatctactactactactactataccgtatttgtttttacattgaatAACATGCTAGCCAATAAATACAAACATGGTCTTTCCATTGAATTTGAGCGCGATAACTGTTAATTTGAGCAGGTTATGCATGTTTAACGTCAGGACAGGTTATGTACAGAATAGCCGTGGTTCGTCCACCAGCAGCCCGAGTGACAGCTGATCAGTCCATCCGTTTTCTCCGGGCAAATGTTTGTGGCACATCGTGTCAATGTGTGCCGTGCTTTCGTCTGTCTGTCCGGGCAGGCGTACGCGCAGTTTTCTGGCGCTCCTCTCAAAGTTCACAAGGTGTGCAACCCGTGGAGATCTCCGGGAGGTGAGTTGCTATTTCGCGGCGTTGCCGGCAGGGGTCGGtcgccccccctcctcctcctcctcttcactaTCTCTCCCCTTGGCCGTCAGGTTCCCTCCCGGCCATGAGGACCGCCGACAAGGAGGCTCTGTGTCGACCTTCCGACATCATCATCCACCTCCGAAAGCAGGCAAGCCACGGGCCCAACCAGCTTTCCTCCAAAAAGCGCCACCACGCGTAGCCATCGTCGTTGGCAGCAAAATTCTAGAAAGTTGGAGCCATTGTTGGTTGAGCGTCATGTTTGGACTGgctctataaaaaaagaaataaaagcatCGGGCATTCATAAGGGAACTAGAAGCTTTTGGAGCGCACTCATGGGTGAAATATACAGGAAGGCCGCACAAATTGACCAAAAGGAAAAGTGGCCAGAAATTCAAGGCAAATCAATAAGAAGGCACCCAGAAGGGagcccaaatcaacaggaagtgacccggagTTGAACCCAAATCAATAGGAAGAATGCCCGGTAAATGGGGCCCAAAATAAACAGCAAGTGACTCCCACGCAGCAGTTTACCGACCCTGGGCGTCATGGCCAACGGGGATAGACGTCCGCTCGCACttcaaagggattggacgtgGGGGGGCCGTCTTATTTGTGTTGGCTGATGAGTTGAGTGGCGTGCGTGCCAGGCAGGCATTGACCAAGCCAGGCGTCACCCAGCCAGACGGATGCTTGCTAAGATTTTCCTGCGCCCGCCGCATGCTTCCATCTTGTGACCCAAATTTTCCTCCCCCGAAGCACGTTACTAGCtagccctccctccctccctccctccctcggcCGGCAGCTGGAAGGCATTaacccgctctctctctctcgctcgctcgctcgctcggacGTCAGCTACTACTACGAACGAGCGTACCCAAAGCACCCAAACTGTACTTTTGGGAGTCTGGCCATCTGACCTAAGATGGCGACCGGACGGGTTCATTCGCCTTCGTCCCTCCCGCTACCGTGGGACGTCCAAGCGCTGTTCACGCCATCTAAATAGTTGCCATTCATCATTTCAAAAACATCTTTTCCAAATGAAATGGATCACCGGCATGGCATCGACGTGAGCGGCCCCGACCGAGATGGCCGCTTTCCGGCCGCAAAAGCGCCTTTCCGCTTGGGCGTGGAATGAAACCGAgtggtctttttttgtcttttgcagaAGTACAACGCGGACTTTGACCTGTCGGCCGACGAGGCCGCCGACAGCCTGGCCTTCGTGGCCCTGGTGCAACAGAAGCTGACGCCCGCCGCGGTGGGGGTGCCGTCCTCCCGGGACCGCGGGCGCTGCCCACGCCGGCTAACGCTTTcggtgccgccgccgccgcctccgccgttGGCAGATTTACGCCGAGTGGGTGGAGCCCAAGAACTTTGTGGAGGTGACCCGGCGCTGGTACGCCGAGCACAGCGGTTTCCCGCTCGGCCTCTTCCTACCGGGCCGCATGCGGCGACGCCAGCTGGACAAACTGCGCCTGCTGCGGGGGGACGCCCACCTGGAGGCGTCGGAAGAGCTGGAGAAGGAGGTGGGCCAGAGACGCTAGCGCTGGCGGCCTCCTCCTCCGCGCGCCGGTCTGCATCCCATCCCACCCAATTGACCGTTGCGCCTTTCATTCAGCTATACGGCGAGGCCATGGACTGCATGGACCTGCTGGCCCAACGACTGGGCAGACACAAGTTCTTCTTTGGCGACTCGTGAGTgccggggggaggggggggtcgACCTTTGACCCGGGCCCACCTCTGGCCCCGCCCGGCGCAGGCCCTCGTCGCTGGACGCCGTGGTGTTCGGCTGGCTGGCGCCCATCCTCAAGTGCAAGCTGCCCGCCGGCAAGCTGCAGCGCCACCTCAAGTCTCTGGACAACCTGCACGCCTTCTGCTCCAACATTCTGCTCCTCTACTTTCCCCGTAAGTCGGgagccgcccgcccgcccgccctccGTCGCCCGTCTCTCGTTCGCCCACCCACGCACGGGCCTTTCGTCCGCCGCGCGCAGAAAATGGCGGGGGCGGGGACGTCCGTCCGGCCGAGGCCGGCGAGCTGGCCCCCGAGCGGCGCGGTAAGCAGGTCCTGTCGGCCCTGGCCGCGCTGGCCGCCATGTTGTCGTACGCCGCGCTCACCGGCATGCTGTCCGTCCGCCACGGGGGGGCCCCGGAGCCGCGGGGCCACCGCGACCAccgggacgacgacgacgacgagcgAGACTGAAGTGGGCCCTTTTGACTGTGCGTTTCCTCCCCTCTTCATTTTTCCAATCTCAATCTCCTCCTcattaaaaaagccaaaagATCAGGCCGCACAGACACGTTTGCCGTGTGTTTTGATTCCTAAATTCTCGGTAGGTGAAAGGAAACCCGAGTACGGTGGCGGCGGCCGCCCCGGGTTTGCGGCCTGCGCTCTCTGGACTCCAGCTGCACGCGTGACGTTGACGCTGAGGAATGCGCTTTGCCTTAACCAGCCGTTGTGGGAGAggttcccccaaaaaatacacaaggtTCCGCCCCGTGGCGCCGTGGCCACGGCAACCACAAATAAACAGGGGCCCCCTTCCTCCCCTCTCCGCGCTCCAAGCTTTTGTTTGCTTGTCCAAGTGAAGAAGAGGACGTCGTGGGCAGCCTTTT includes:
- the LOC144199592 gene encoding CREB-regulated transcription coactivator 2-like isoform X1 — protein: MLARHVFAKKTASKCIEGHPGDNGPSKVPFCPSQVIECLRARPNVATETEGGVSSLAQMPSWKPGARHRAAVAGERNMSAGSGGPTPGPGGGPAGVGPGGSNPRKFSEKIALHTQRQAEETAAFQEVMMDITSTRLQAQKLRLARTQGPYYGGSLPNVNQIGRGGPHEQQVPFPPESARATRHHGLVERVHRERRFVSPVGPYRNRQVDNVPYNYSYLSPPADPSWRRNWGGIFPGAKGHLSRLPSTALSRTNSDSALHTSVMNPPPGDPFAAGNHALGGRHNVFPYPVPPIEENVMEDAKLLPGKAWDAKKFAMMSSRPKSCEVPGLKYAHFASRRRAFVSPEQPSIPSHGHAAPPALNISGSLPDLSSLHFPSPLPTPLDRDEPAYPGGGSAGNLASTLTQLGIDGDLGEGPFRLRHQAGVGAGSFGGAAGHPSLQSSLSNPNIRASLSGSGRPFGNSLSSPSSLGSSPSARGPSGKPASSYAGAASPRRRPQPSPPVPADPRRHHVKPFSPAFSPTFSPAVSPALSSIRQGVALDTSKMALEQRMAQSFPLGPAPQRPPLLAPHPAQPQNLLAAQHFQQQQQQQHASSACQVESGVASEHYHLHVGARAPVRREAEAQRSADPHSAPDLYHDALLNSLLDDPYLNLQLDGKAAQQFPPADGRADAGRQSGLQSFLNEQNLNYGNDARRHNVPNIILTGDSPPPPPPPGLSKEITNALAHVPGFEMDPFALDDPLRMDALELDMLEGDLMLADPAVEDSFRSDRLK
- the LOC144199592 gene encoding CREB-regulated transcription coactivator 2-like isoform X2, whose amino-acid sequence is MLARHVFAKKTASKCIEGHPGDNGPSKVPFCPSQVIECLRARPNVATETEGGVSSLAQMPSWKPGARHRAAVAGERNMSAGSGGPTPGPGGGPAGVGPGGSNPRKFSEKIALHTQRQAEETAAFQEVMMDITSTRLQAQKLRLARTQGPYYGGSLPNVNQIGRGGPHEQQVPFPPESARATRHHGLVERVHRERRFVSPVGPYRNRQVDNVPYNYSYLSPPADPSWRRNWGGIFPGAKGHLSRLPSTALSRTNSDSALHTSVMNPPPGDPFAAGNHALGGRHNVFPYPVPPIEENVMEDAKLLPGKAWDAKKFAMMSSRPKSCEVPGLKYAHFASRRRAFVSPEQPSIPSHGHAAPPALNISGSLPDLSSLHFPSPLPTPLDRDEPAYPGGGSAGNLASTLTQLGIDGDLGEGPFRLRHQAGVGAGSFGGAAGHPSLQSSLSNPNIRASLSGSGRPFGNSLSSPSSLGSSPSARGPSGKPASSYAGAASPRRRPQPSPPVPADPRRHHVKPFSPAFSPTFSPAVSPALSSIRQGVALDTSKMALEQRMAQSFPLGPAPQRPPLLAPHPAQPQNLLAAQHFQQQQQQHASSACQVESGVASEHYHLHVGARAPVRREAEAQRSADPHSAPDLYHDALLNSLLDDPYLNLQLDGKAAQQFPPADGRADAGRQSGLQSFLNEQNLNYGNDARRHNVPNIILTGDSPPPPPPPGLSKEITNALAHVPGFEMDPFALDDPLRMDALELDMLEGDLMLADPAVEDSFRSDRLK
- the LOC144199592 gene encoding CREB-regulated transcription coactivator 2-like isoform X4; the protein is MLARHVFAKKTASKCIEGHPGDNGPSKVPFCPSQVIECLRARPNVATETEGGVSSLAQMPSWKPGARHRAAVAGERNMSAGSGGPTPGPGGGPAGVGPGGSNPRKFSEKIALHTQRQAEETAAFQEVMMDITSTRLQAQKLRLARTQGPYYGGSLPNVNQIGRGGPHEQQVPFPPESARATRHHGLVERVHRERRFVSPVGPYRNRQVDNVPYNYSYLSPPADPSWRRNWGGIFPGAKGHLSRLPSTALSRTNSDSALHTSVMNPPPGDPFAAGNHALGGRHNVFPYPVPPIEENVMEDAKLLPGKAWDAKKFAMMSSRPKSCEVPGLNAFVSPEQPSIPSHGHAAPPALNISGSLPDLSSLHFPSPLPTPLDRDEPAYPGGGSAGNLASTLTQLGIDGDLGEGPFRLRHQAGVGAGSFGGAAGHPSLQSSLSNPNIRASLSGSGRPFGNSLSSPSSLGSSPSARGPSGKPASSYAGAASPRRRPQPSPPVPADPRRHHVKPFSPAFSPTFSPAVSPALSSIRQGVALDTSKMALEQRMAQSFPLGPAPQRPPLLAPHPAQPQNLLAAQHFQQQQQQQHASSACQVESGVASEHYHLHVGARAPVRREAEAQRSADPHSAPDLYHDALLNSLLDDPYLNLQLDGKAAQQFPPADGRADAGRQSGLQSFLNEQNLNYGNDARRHNVPNIILTGDSPPPPPPPGLSKEITNALAHVPGFEMDPFALDDPLRMDALELDMLEGDLMLADPAVEDSFRSDRLK